One genomic window of Cuculus canorus isolate bCucCan1 chromosome 11, bCucCan1.pri, whole genome shotgun sequence includes the following:
- the UBA7 gene encoding ubiquitin-like modifier-activating enzyme 7 isoform X5, producing the protein MAGGGAAGRYSRQLFVLGGGARRLPGAAVLVSGLRGTGAQAATALVLAGTGRVVLHDRGAACTADLAQQFLLGESDVGQNRAEASRRVLAELNPCVAVGAHTGELSEAFLASFQVVLLTESPLEEQLRIGDFCHACGICFIVANTKGLAGQLFCDFGERFVVDDPAEGDPVCGAVQHISQGNPGVVTCMGAEGSRGHPFCDGDLVTFSGVEGMTELNGREPIPVRVLDAFRLEIGDTSSFSPYRSGGQISQVRLPQVHSYEPLRQALAEPKIWVASTKEVPRSRSLHAAFQALHAFHKEQGRLPRPRAPADTERVLELARSLGTQQGPLDEDIVRAFASVSAGDLCPMASIIGALAAQEVLKAITRKFVPLDQWLYLDALECLVLEGAARLTEEDCAPVRACAEPLVGAGGATVAHTHAAPPSWQRGSRYDGQIAVFGTAFQELLSRQKYLVVGAGAIGCELLKNFAMIGLAAGPDGDLTITDMDTIAPSNLPRQLLYRSADISKPKSVVAAAAVRRMNPDVRVTAHQNQVGPATEQLYGDDFFRHLDGVASALDTLEARSYLESRCLRCLTPLLDSGTEGPRGNVLAMVPTVTKPLEPAGDPADDTVPLCTLRFFPRTIQHTLQWARDEFEGLFQLPAEHVNRFMEDPAFSEQLPARNAVEVLERVRGSLQERPRDWQDCVCWAHRHWQSRYHNAIVQLLHTFPLEHESSPGVPFWAGDRSCPHPLTFNPDNDTHLDYILAAAHLFAQTHKVPPCSDRETALSILSSVVLPPFAPQDGLQIPLAEEQEEAQAPVDHRRLAELIQDLAQRRQELVGAEEVQVPLMEPIHFEKDNDIHMNFITAASNLRAENYSIPPADWLTSKRIAGRIVPAIITTTAAVAGLACLEVYKLVWGCRDPSCYRNSHLNLSDCRLFRVQPPLPHTYRKTHGWTVTMLLRGHTVLYDSEADEEEQARQRVQRISENLEDAGELRQRELQLFYVCEGEDAEAGDARPPLLCSLP; encoded by the exons atggcgggcggcggcgcggcggggcggtACTCGCGGCAGCT GTTCGTGCTGGGCGGCGGCGCCCGGCGGCTGCCCGGGGCGGCGGTGCTGGTGTCGGGGCTGCGCGGCACCGGTGCTCAAGCGGCGACTGCGCTCGTGCTGGCGGGGACCGGGCGCGTCGTCCTGCACGATCGCGGCGCTGCCTGCACCGCCGACCTCGCCCAGCAG TTCCTCCTGGGGGAGAGCGACGTGGGCCAGAACCGTGCCGAGGCTTCCCGGCGGGTGCTGGCCGAGCTGAACCCCTGCGTGGCGGTGGGAGCTCACACCGGAGAGCTGTCAGAGGCTTTCCTCGCCTCCTTCCAG GTGGTGTTGCTGACTGAGTCCCCACTGGAGGAGCAGCTCCGCATCGGAGACTTCTGCCATGCCTGTGGCATCTGCTTCATCGTGGCAAACACCAAGGGGCTGGCAGG GCAGCTGTTCTGTGACTTCGGGGAGCGCTTTGTCGTTGATGACCCAGCAGAGGGGGACCCAGTGTGCGGCGCCGTGCAGCACATCTCCCAG GGCAACCCGGGCGTGGTGACGTGCATGGGGGCAGAGGGCAGCCGCGGTCACCCCTTCTGTGATGGTGACCTGGTGACGTTCTCTGGCGTGGAGGGAATGACAGAGCTGAACGGCCGGGAGCCCATCCCTGTGCGAGTGCTGG ATGCCTTCAGGTTGGAGATTGGTGATACTAGCTCCTTCTCGCCGTATCGCAGCGGGGGGCAGATCTCACAGGTCCGGCTGCCCCAGGTGCACTCCTAC GAGCCCCTGCGCCAAGCGCTGGCAGAGCCCAAGATCTGGGTGGCGAGTACCAAAGAGGTGCCACGCAGCCGCAGCCTGCACGCTGCTTTCCAAGCCCTGCACGCTTTCCACAAGGAGCAGGGCCGCCTGCCCCGGCCCAGGGCACCG GCGGACACCGAGCGGGTGCTGGAGCTGGCACGGAGCCTGGGGACGCAGCAGGGTCCCCTGGACGAGGACATCGTGCGAGCCTTTGCCAGCGTGAGCGCAGGGGACTTGTGCCCCATGGCCTCCATCATTGGGGCCCTGGCGGCCCAGGAGGTGCTGAAG GCCATCACCAGGAAGTTCGTGCCCCTGGACCAGTGGTTGTACTTGGACGCCCTGGAGTGCTTGGTGCTGGAGGGGGCCGCGCGGCTGACGGAGGAGGACTGTGCCCCGGTGAGAGCGTGTGCTGAGCCCCTCgtgggggctgggggtgccaCAGTGGCACACACTCACGCGGCTCCTCCGTCCTGGCAGAGGGGATCTCGCTACGACGGCCAGATCGCCGTCTTCGGGACCgccttccaggagctgctgagccGCCAGAAGTACTTGGTG GTGGGAGCTGGCGCCATCGGCTGTGAGCTGCTGAAAAACTTTGCCATGATAGGGTTGGCAGCGGGGCCGGATGGGGACCTCACTATCACCGACATGGACACCATCGCCCCCTCCAACCTGCCCCGGCAGCTCCTCTACCGCTCAGCGGATATATCG AAGCCAAAGTCGGTGGTGGCCGCGGCGGCTGTGCGGCGCATGAACCCTGATGTCAGGGTGACGGCTCACCAGAACCAGGTGGGACCTGCCACCGAGCAGCTCTATGGGGATGACTTCTTCCGGCACCTGGACGGCGTCGCCAGCGCCTTGGACACACTGGAGGCCC GCAGCTACTTGGAGAGCCGCTGCCTCCGCTGCCTCACGCCGCTGCTGGACTCGGGCACAGAGGGGCCGCGGGGGAACGTGCTGGCCATGGTGCCCACCGTGACCAAGCCGCTGGAACCAGCTGGCGACCCCGCAGATGACACTGTCCCGCTCTGTACCCTGCGGTTCTTCCCCCGCACCATCCAGCACACGCTGCAG TGGGCCCGCGATGAGTTTGAGGGGCTCTTCCAGCTGCCCGCAGAGCACGTCAACCGGTTTATGGA AGATCCAGCTTTCTCAGAGCAGTTGCCAGCAAGGAATGCCGTGGAGGTCCTGGAGCGAGTGCGAGGCAGCCTGCAGGAGCGGCCACGGGACTGGCAGGACTGCGTGTGCTGGGCCCACCGGCACTGGCAGAGCCGCTACCACAATGCCATCGTGCAGCTCCTGCACACCTTCCCCCTGGAGCAC GAATCCAGCCCAGGTGTCCCGTTCTGGGCAGGGGACAGGAGCTGCCCCCACCCGCTGACGTTCAACCCTGACAAC GACACCCATCTGGACTACATCCTGGCTGCCGCCCACCTCTTTGCCCAAACACACAAGGTGCCACCATGCAGTGACAGGGAGACTGCCCTGTCCATCCTCTCCAGTGTGGTCCTGCCACCCTTCGCGCCCCAGGATGGGCTCCAGATCCCCCTcgcagaggagcaggaggaggcgCAGGCGCCAGTGG ACCACAGGCGGCTGGCGGAGCTCATCCAGGACCTGGCGCAGAGGAGACAGGAGCTGGTAGGGGCTGAGGAGGTTCAGGTGCCCCTGATGGAGCCCATCCACTTTGAGAAG GACAATGACATCCACATGAACTTCATCACAGCTGCATCCAACTTGCGTGCAGAGAACTACAGTATCCCCCCTGCTGACTGGCTGACG AGCAAGCGGATCGCCGGGCGGATCGTGCCTGCCATCATCACCACCACAGCAGCTGTGGCCGGGCTGGCGTGCCTGGAGGTCTACAAGCTGGTGTGGGGGTGCCGAGACCCCAGCTGCTACCGCAACAGCCACCTCAACCTGTCTGACTGCCGGCTGTTCCGTGTCCAGCCCCCGCTGCCCCACACCTACCGG AAGACACACGGCTGGACTGTGACCATGCTCCTGCGCGGACACACCGTGCTCTATGACAGTGAAGCAGACGAGGAGGAACAGGCCCGGCAACGGGTGCAGAG GATATCTGAGAACCTGGAGGATGCTGGGGAGCTGCGACAgcgggagctgcagctgttcTATGTGTGCGAGggagaggatgctgaggctgGCGATGCCCgtccccctctgctctgctccctacCCTGA
- the UBA7 gene encoding ubiquitin-like modifier-activating enzyme 7 isoform X4, which translates to MAGGGAAGRYSRQLFVLGGGARRLPGAAVLVSGLRGTGAQAATALVLAGTGRVVLHDRGAACTADLAQQFLLGESDVGQNRAEASRRVLAELNPCVAVGAHTGELSEAFLASFQVVLLTESPLEEQLRIGDFCHACGICFIVANTKGLAGQLFCDFGERFVVDDPAEGDPVCGAVQHISQGNPGVVTCMGAEGSRGHPFCDGDLVTFSGVEGMTELNGREPIPVRVLDAFRLEIGDTSSFSPYRSGGQISQVRLPQVHSYEPLRQALAEPKIWVASTKEVPRSRSLHAAFQALHAFHKEQGRLPRPRAPADTERVLELARSLGTQQGPLDEDIVRAFASVSAGDLCPMASIIGALAAQEVLKAITRKFVPLDQWLYLDALECLVLEGAARLTEEDCAPRGSRYDGQIAVFGTAFQELLSRQKYLVVGAGAIGCELLKNFAMIGLAAGPDGDLTITDMDTIAPSNLPRQLLYRSADISKPKSVVAAAAVRRMNPDVRVTAHQNQVGPATEQLYGDDFFRHLDGVASALDTLEARSYLESRCLRCLTPLLDSGTEGPRGNVLAMVPTVTKPLEPAGDPADDTVPLCTLRFFPRTIQHTLQWARDEFEGLFQLPAEHVNRFMEDPAFSEQLPARNAVEVLERVRGSLQERPRDWQDCVCWAHRHWQSRYHNAIVQLLHTFPLEHESSPGVPFWAGDRSCPHPLTFNPDNDTHLDYILAAAHLFAQTHKVPPCSDRETALSILSSVVLPPFAPQDGLQIPLAEEQEEAQAPVDHRRLAELIQDLAQRRQELVGAEEVQVPLMEPIHFEKDNDIHMNFITAASNLRAENYSIPPADWLTSKRIAGRIVPAIITTTAAVAGLACLEVYKLVWGCRDPSCYRNSHLNLSDCRLFRVQPPLPHTYRYGGREWSCWDRLEMRAVGADGQEMMVQEVLDWLQKTHGWTVTMLLRGHTVLYDSEADEEEQARQRVQRISENLEDAGELRQRELQLFYVCEGEDAEAGDARPPLLCSLP; encoded by the exons atggcgggcggcggcgcggcggggcggtACTCGCGGCAGCT GTTCGTGCTGGGCGGCGGCGCCCGGCGGCTGCCCGGGGCGGCGGTGCTGGTGTCGGGGCTGCGCGGCACCGGTGCTCAAGCGGCGACTGCGCTCGTGCTGGCGGGGACCGGGCGCGTCGTCCTGCACGATCGCGGCGCTGCCTGCACCGCCGACCTCGCCCAGCAG TTCCTCCTGGGGGAGAGCGACGTGGGCCAGAACCGTGCCGAGGCTTCCCGGCGGGTGCTGGCCGAGCTGAACCCCTGCGTGGCGGTGGGAGCTCACACCGGAGAGCTGTCAGAGGCTTTCCTCGCCTCCTTCCAG GTGGTGTTGCTGACTGAGTCCCCACTGGAGGAGCAGCTCCGCATCGGAGACTTCTGCCATGCCTGTGGCATCTGCTTCATCGTGGCAAACACCAAGGGGCTGGCAGG GCAGCTGTTCTGTGACTTCGGGGAGCGCTTTGTCGTTGATGACCCAGCAGAGGGGGACCCAGTGTGCGGCGCCGTGCAGCACATCTCCCAG GGCAACCCGGGCGTGGTGACGTGCATGGGGGCAGAGGGCAGCCGCGGTCACCCCTTCTGTGATGGTGACCTGGTGACGTTCTCTGGCGTGGAGGGAATGACAGAGCTGAACGGCCGGGAGCCCATCCCTGTGCGAGTGCTGG ATGCCTTCAGGTTGGAGATTGGTGATACTAGCTCCTTCTCGCCGTATCGCAGCGGGGGGCAGATCTCACAGGTCCGGCTGCCCCAGGTGCACTCCTAC GAGCCCCTGCGCCAAGCGCTGGCAGAGCCCAAGATCTGGGTGGCGAGTACCAAAGAGGTGCCACGCAGCCGCAGCCTGCACGCTGCTTTCCAAGCCCTGCACGCTTTCCACAAGGAGCAGGGCCGCCTGCCCCGGCCCAGGGCACCG GCGGACACCGAGCGGGTGCTGGAGCTGGCACGGAGCCTGGGGACGCAGCAGGGTCCCCTGGACGAGGACATCGTGCGAGCCTTTGCCAGCGTGAGCGCAGGGGACTTGTGCCCCATGGCCTCCATCATTGGGGCCCTGGCGGCCCAGGAGGTGCTGAAG GCCATCACCAGGAAGTTCGTGCCCCTGGACCAGTGGTTGTACTTGGACGCCCTGGAGTGCTTGGTGCTGGAGGGGGCCGCGCGGCTGACGGAGGAGGACTGTGCCCCG AGGGGATCTCGCTACGACGGCCAGATCGCCGTCTTCGGGACCgccttccaggagctgctgagccGCCAGAAGTACTTGGTG GTGGGAGCTGGCGCCATCGGCTGTGAGCTGCTGAAAAACTTTGCCATGATAGGGTTGGCAGCGGGGCCGGATGGGGACCTCACTATCACCGACATGGACACCATCGCCCCCTCCAACCTGCCCCGGCAGCTCCTCTACCGCTCAGCGGATATATCG AAGCCAAAGTCGGTGGTGGCCGCGGCGGCTGTGCGGCGCATGAACCCTGATGTCAGGGTGACGGCTCACCAGAACCAGGTGGGACCTGCCACCGAGCAGCTCTATGGGGATGACTTCTTCCGGCACCTGGACGGCGTCGCCAGCGCCTTGGACACACTGGAGGCCC GCAGCTACTTGGAGAGCCGCTGCCTCCGCTGCCTCACGCCGCTGCTGGACTCGGGCACAGAGGGGCCGCGGGGGAACGTGCTGGCCATGGTGCCCACCGTGACCAAGCCGCTGGAACCAGCTGGCGACCCCGCAGATGACACTGTCCCGCTCTGTACCCTGCGGTTCTTCCCCCGCACCATCCAGCACACGCTGCAG TGGGCCCGCGATGAGTTTGAGGGGCTCTTCCAGCTGCCCGCAGAGCACGTCAACCGGTTTATGGA AGATCCAGCTTTCTCAGAGCAGTTGCCAGCAAGGAATGCCGTGGAGGTCCTGGAGCGAGTGCGAGGCAGCCTGCAGGAGCGGCCACGGGACTGGCAGGACTGCGTGTGCTGGGCCCACCGGCACTGGCAGAGCCGCTACCACAATGCCATCGTGCAGCTCCTGCACACCTTCCCCCTGGAGCAC GAATCCAGCCCAGGTGTCCCGTTCTGGGCAGGGGACAGGAGCTGCCCCCACCCGCTGACGTTCAACCCTGACAAC GACACCCATCTGGACTACATCCTGGCTGCCGCCCACCTCTTTGCCCAAACACACAAGGTGCCACCATGCAGTGACAGGGAGACTGCCCTGTCCATCCTCTCCAGTGTGGTCCTGCCACCCTTCGCGCCCCAGGATGGGCTCCAGATCCCCCTcgcagaggagcaggaggaggcgCAGGCGCCAGTGG ACCACAGGCGGCTGGCGGAGCTCATCCAGGACCTGGCGCAGAGGAGACAGGAGCTGGTAGGGGCTGAGGAGGTTCAGGTGCCCCTGATGGAGCCCATCCACTTTGAGAAG GACAATGACATCCACATGAACTTCATCACAGCTGCATCCAACTTGCGTGCAGAGAACTACAGTATCCCCCCTGCTGACTGGCTGACG AGCAAGCGGATCGCCGGGCGGATCGTGCCTGCCATCATCACCACCACAGCAGCTGTGGCCGGGCTGGCGTGCCTGGAGGTCTACAAGCTGGTGTGGGGGTGCCGAGACCCCAGCTGCTACCGCAACAGCCACCTCAACCTGTCTGACTGCCGGCTGTTCCGTGTCCAGCCCCCGCTGCCCCACACCTACCGG TACGGCGGGCGGGAGTGGAGCTGCTGGGACCGGCTGGAGATGCGGGCGGTTGGCGCAGATGGACAGGAGATGATGGTGCAGGAGGTGCTGGACTGGCTGCAG AAGACACACGGCTGGACTGTGACCATGCTCCTGCGCGGACACACCGTGCTCTATGACAGTGAAGCAGACGAGGAGGAACAGGCCCGGCAACGGGTGCAGAG GATATCTGAGAACCTGGAGGATGCTGGGGAGCTGCGACAgcgggagctgcagctgttcTATGTGTGCGAGggagaggatgctgaggctgGCGATGCCCgtccccctctgctctgctccctacCCTGA
- the UBA7 gene encoding ubiquitin-like modifier-activating enzyme 7 isoform X2, with translation MAGGGAAGRYSRQLFVLGGGARRLPGAAVLVSGLRGTGAQAATALVLAGTGRVVLHDRGAACTADLAQQFLLGESDVGQNRAEASRRVLAELNPCVAVGAHTGELSEAFLASFQVVLLTESPLEEQLRIGDFCHACGICFIVANTKGLAGQLFCDFGERFVVDDPAEGDPVCGAVQHISQGNPGVVTCMGAEGSRGHPFCDGDLVTFSGVEGMTELNGREPIPVRVLDAFRLEIGDTSSFSPYRSGGQISQVRLPQVHSYEPLRQALAEPKIWVASTKEVPRSRSLHAAFQALHAFHKEQGRLPRPRAPADTERVLELARSLGTQQGPLDEDIVRAFASVSAGDLCPMASIIGALAAQEVLKAITRKFVPLDQWLYLDALECLVLEGAARLTEEDCAPRGSRYDGQIAVFGTAFQELLSRQKYLVVGAGAIGCELLKNFAMIGLAAGPDGDLTITDMDTIAPSNLPRQLLYRSADISKPKSVVAAAAVRRMNPDVRVTAHQNQVGPATEQLYGDDFFRHLDGVASALDTLEARSYLESRCLRCLTPLLDSGTEGPRGNVLAMVPTVTKPLEPAGDPADDTVPLCTLRFFPRTIQHTLQWARDEFEGLFQLPAEHVNRFMEDPAFSEQLPARNAVEVLERVRGSLQERPRDWQDCVCWAHRHWQSRYHNAIVQLLHTFPLEHESSPGVPFWAGDRSCPHPLTFNPDNDTHLDYILAAAHLFAQTHKVPPCSDRETALSILSSVVLPPFAPQDGLQIPLAEEQEEAQAPVDHRRLAELIQDLAQRRQELVGAEEVQVPLMEPIHFEKDNDIHMNFITAASNLRAENYSIPPADWLTSKRIAGRIVPAIITTTAAVAGLACLEVYKLVWGCRDPSCYRNSHLNLSDCRLFRVQPPLPHTYRPDPFSRPAVPQLWGWAARVWGASAGRYTLLPPWQYGGREWSCWDRLEMRAVGADGQEMMVQEVLDWLQKTHGWTVTMLLRGHTVLYDSEADEEEQARQRVQRISENLEDAGELRQRELQLFYVCEGEDAEAGDARPPLLCSLP, from the exons atggcgggcggcggcgcggcggggcggtACTCGCGGCAGCT GTTCGTGCTGGGCGGCGGCGCCCGGCGGCTGCCCGGGGCGGCGGTGCTGGTGTCGGGGCTGCGCGGCACCGGTGCTCAAGCGGCGACTGCGCTCGTGCTGGCGGGGACCGGGCGCGTCGTCCTGCACGATCGCGGCGCTGCCTGCACCGCCGACCTCGCCCAGCAG TTCCTCCTGGGGGAGAGCGACGTGGGCCAGAACCGTGCCGAGGCTTCCCGGCGGGTGCTGGCCGAGCTGAACCCCTGCGTGGCGGTGGGAGCTCACACCGGAGAGCTGTCAGAGGCTTTCCTCGCCTCCTTCCAG GTGGTGTTGCTGACTGAGTCCCCACTGGAGGAGCAGCTCCGCATCGGAGACTTCTGCCATGCCTGTGGCATCTGCTTCATCGTGGCAAACACCAAGGGGCTGGCAGG GCAGCTGTTCTGTGACTTCGGGGAGCGCTTTGTCGTTGATGACCCAGCAGAGGGGGACCCAGTGTGCGGCGCCGTGCAGCACATCTCCCAG GGCAACCCGGGCGTGGTGACGTGCATGGGGGCAGAGGGCAGCCGCGGTCACCCCTTCTGTGATGGTGACCTGGTGACGTTCTCTGGCGTGGAGGGAATGACAGAGCTGAACGGCCGGGAGCCCATCCCTGTGCGAGTGCTGG ATGCCTTCAGGTTGGAGATTGGTGATACTAGCTCCTTCTCGCCGTATCGCAGCGGGGGGCAGATCTCACAGGTCCGGCTGCCCCAGGTGCACTCCTAC GAGCCCCTGCGCCAAGCGCTGGCAGAGCCCAAGATCTGGGTGGCGAGTACCAAAGAGGTGCCACGCAGCCGCAGCCTGCACGCTGCTTTCCAAGCCCTGCACGCTTTCCACAAGGAGCAGGGCCGCCTGCCCCGGCCCAGGGCACCG GCGGACACCGAGCGGGTGCTGGAGCTGGCACGGAGCCTGGGGACGCAGCAGGGTCCCCTGGACGAGGACATCGTGCGAGCCTTTGCCAGCGTGAGCGCAGGGGACTTGTGCCCCATGGCCTCCATCATTGGGGCCCTGGCGGCCCAGGAGGTGCTGAAG GCCATCACCAGGAAGTTCGTGCCCCTGGACCAGTGGTTGTACTTGGACGCCCTGGAGTGCTTGGTGCTGGAGGGGGCCGCGCGGCTGACGGAGGAGGACTGTGCCCCG AGGGGATCTCGCTACGACGGCCAGATCGCCGTCTTCGGGACCgccttccaggagctgctgagccGCCAGAAGTACTTGGTG GTGGGAGCTGGCGCCATCGGCTGTGAGCTGCTGAAAAACTTTGCCATGATAGGGTTGGCAGCGGGGCCGGATGGGGACCTCACTATCACCGACATGGACACCATCGCCCCCTCCAACCTGCCCCGGCAGCTCCTCTACCGCTCAGCGGATATATCG AAGCCAAAGTCGGTGGTGGCCGCGGCGGCTGTGCGGCGCATGAACCCTGATGTCAGGGTGACGGCTCACCAGAACCAGGTGGGACCTGCCACCGAGCAGCTCTATGGGGATGACTTCTTCCGGCACCTGGACGGCGTCGCCAGCGCCTTGGACACACTGGAGGCCC GCAGCTACTTGGAGAGCCGCTGCCTCCGCTGCCTCACGCCGCTGCTGGACTCGGGCACAGAGGGGCCGCGGGGGAACGTGCTGGCCATGGTGCCCACCGTGACCAAGCCGCTGGAACCAGCTGGCGACCCCGCAGATGACACTGTCCCGCTCTGTACCCTGCGGTTCTTCCCCCGCACCATCCAGCACACGCTGCAG TGGGCCCGCGATGAGTTTGAGGGGCTCTTCCAGCTGCCCGCAGAGCACGTCAACCGGTTTATGGA AGATCCAGCTTTCTCAGAGCAGTTGCCAGCAAGGAATGCCGTGGAGGTCCTGGAGCGAGTGCGAGGCAGCCTGCAGGAGCGGCCACGGGACTGGCAGGACTGCGTGTGCTGGGCCCACCGGCACTGGCAGAGCCGCTACCACAATGCCATCGTGCAGCTCCTGCACACCTTCCCCCTGGAGCAC GAATCCAGCCCAGGTGTCCCGTTCTGGGCAGGGGACAGGAGCTGCCCCCACCCGCTGACGTTCAACCCTGACAAC GACACCCATCTGGACTACATCCTGGCTGCCGCCCACCTCTTTGCCCAAACACACAAGGTGCCACCATGCAGTGACAGGGAGACTGCCCTGTCCATCCTCTCCAGTGTGGTCCTGCCACCCTTCGCGCCCCAGGATGGGCTCCAGATCCCCCTcgcagaggagcaggaggaggcgCAGGCGCCAGTGG ACCACAGGCGGCTGGCGGAGCTCATCCAGGACCTGGCGCAGAGGAGACAGGAGCTGGTAGGGGCTGAGGAGGTTCAGGTGCCCCTGATGGAGCCCATCCACTTTGAGAAG GACAATGACATCCACATGAACTTCATCACAGCTGCATCCAACTTGCGTGCAGAGAACTACAGTATCCCCCCTGCTGACTGGCTGACG AGCAAGCGGATCGCCGGGCGGATCGTGCCTGCCATCATCACCACCACAGCAGCTGTGGCCGGGCTGGCGTGCCTGGAGGTCTACAAGCTGGTGTGGGGGTGCCGAGACCCCAGCTGCTACCGCAACAGCCACCTCAACCTGTCTGACTGCCGGCTGTTCCGTGTCCAGCCCCCGCTGCCCCACACCTACCGG CCCGATCCCTTTTCCCGCCCTGCTGTGCcccagctgtggggctgggcagcCAGGGTGTGGGGCGCCAGTGCTGGCCGTTACACCCTGCTGCCCCCTTGGCAGTACGGCGGGCGGGAGTGGAGCTGCTGGGACCGGCTGGAGATGCGGGCGGTTGGCGCAGATGGACAGGAGATGATGGTGCAGGAGGTGCTGGACTGGCTGCAG AAGACACACGGCTGGACTGTGACCATGCTCCTGCGCGGACACACCGTGCTCTATGACAGTGAAGCAGACGAGGAGGAACAGGCCCGGCAACGGGTGCAGAG GATATCTGAGAACCTGGAGGATGCTGGGGAGCTGCGACAgcgggagctgcagctgttcTATGTGTGCGAGggagaggatgctgaggctgGCGATGCCCgtccccctctgctctgctccctacCCTGA